Proteins from one Limanda limanda chromosome 9, fLimLim1.1, whole genome shotgun sequence genomic window:
- the LOC133010463 gene encoding G-protein-signaling modulator 2-like — protein MESSCLDLALEGERLCKTGDYRAGVSFFESAIQVGTEDLQILSAIYSQLGNAYFHLQDYIKALEYHRHDLTLTRTIGDELGEAKASGNLGNTLKLLGRYDEAVVCCHRHLEITKAIYDKVGQARALYNFGNVYHAKGKSICWTGAEPGEFPEEARIALRKAAQYYEANLCLVKSLGDQAAQGRTYGNLGNTYYLLGDFGNAVAAHEQRLLVAKEFGDKSAERRAHCNLGNAHIFLSQFEVAAGHYKRTLQLARLLKDRAVEAQACYSLGNTYTLLQDYERAIDYHLKHLVIAQDLSDRVGEGRAYWSLGNAHTALGNHEQAMYFAEKHLEIAKETGDKSGEVTARMNLSDLRLVVGLKSNSNIHPNIFRNTNTNNSPLPVSYQGYSNHPGINSPLRRRGSVENMKMSPSQSPPPDSPAKPGSEEEKFPGSSKNNTIKASTKLFLFHRLRSRKHKSNKSPPKEQQENSSEQTAAEETPASIKAGSRDTIGEDGFFDLLSRFQGSRMDDQRCSLLDGQSHLPAHSSPSSTPPVAERESISARDPPLQDPGHFLELLASSQARRLDDQRVSLSQFPGLRLSTCSPPRTPSTSSAEQDPTQAPSSSTDTTQTPSLYSRLETSAEQPEGDDVFFDMLVKCQGSRLDDQRSIAPPSPPPSAPSSSSKGPTVPDEDFFSLILRSQSNRMEEQRVQPPPGVTQSKLD, from the exons ATGGAGTCGTCGTGTCTGGACCTGGCTCTGGAGGGCGAGCGGCTCTGTAAGACCGGGGACTATCGGGCCGGCGTGTCTTTCTTCGAGTCGGCCATCCAGGTGGGAACCGAGGACCTTCAGATCCTCAGCGCCATCTACAGCCAGCTGGGAAATGCCTACTTTCACCTGCAGGACTATATCAAAGCCCTGGAGTACCATCGGCACGACCTCACACTCACCAG AACGATTGGAGATGAACTCGGCGAGGCCAAAGCCAGCGGTAACCTTGGGAACACATTAAAGCTTTTAGGACGTTATGACGAAGCGGTGGTTTGTTGCCACAGACATTTGGAAATTACAAAAGCCATATATGATAAG GTTGGGCAGGCTCGGGCGCTGTATAATTTCGGGAACGTTTACCACGCCAAGGGAAAGAGCATCTGCTGGACTGGAGCCGAGCCAGGAGAGTTCCCGGAGGAGGCCCGGATCGCCTTGAGGAAAGCTGCACAGTACTACGA aGCGAACCTGTGCCTGGTGAAGAGTTTGGGCGATCAGGCAGCTCAGGGTCGAACCTACGGGAACCTTGGAAATACTTACTATCTGCTGGGAGACTTTGGAAATGCAGTGGCTGCACATGAACAG CGGCTGCTCGTCGCTAAAGAGTTTGGGGATAAGTCAGCTGAGAGGAGGGCCCACTGTAACCTTGGCAACGCCCACATTTTCCTCAGTCAGTTTGAAGTGGCGGCCGGTCATTACAA GAGGACGCTGCAGCTGGCCAGGCTTCTGAAGGACCGCGCCGTGGAGGCCCAGGCCTGCTACAGTCTGGGCAACACCTACACGCTGCTGCAGGACTATGAGAGAGCTATTGATTACCACCTCAAGCATCTGGTTATCGCTCAGGACCTCAGTGACAG aGTTGGTGAAGGAAGAGCCTACTGGAGTCTAGGAAATGCCCACACCGCCCTGGGGAATCATGAGCAAGCCATGTACTTTGCTGAGAAACATCTGGAAATTGCCAAAGAG acggGAGACAAAAGCGGCGAGGTCACAGCCAGGATGAACCTGTCGGACCTGCGGCTAGTTGTCGGCCTGAAGTCCAACTCCAACATCCATCCCAACATCTTCCGTAACACAAACACTAATAACTCCCCTCTGCCAGTAAGCTACCAGGGTTACTCCAACCACCCAG GGATCAATTCTCcgttgaggaggagaggaagtgttGAGAACATGAAGATGAGTCCAAGTCAAAGTCCACCTCCAGACTCCCCAGCAAAGCCA GGttcggaggaggagaagttcccCGGCTCTTCCAAAAACAACACCATCAAAGCTTCCACtaaactcttcctcttccatcgGCTGAGAAGCAGAAAGCACAAGAGCAACAAATCACCTCCTAAAGAGCAACAGGAAAACTCCAGCGAGCAAACCGCTGCAGAGGAAACGCCAGCGTCCATCAAG GCCGGATCGCGGGACACCATTGGCGAGGACGGCTTCTTCGACCTCCTCTCTCGTTTCCAGGGCAGCCGAATGGACGACCAAAGGTGCTCCCTCCTGGATGGCCAGAGCCATCTCCCCGCCcattcctccccctcctccaccccaccTGTAGCTGAAAGGGAAT CTATTTCGGCACGCGATCCACCATTGCAGGATCCCGGTCATTTCCTGGAGCTGCTGGCCAGCTCCCAGGCCCGTCGTCTGGACGACCAGCGAGTCAGCCTGAGCCAGTTTCCTGGCTTACGTCTCAGCACCTGCAGCCCGCCGCGTacaccctccacctccagcgCAGAGCAGGACCCCACACAag cCCCCTCCTCCAGCACAGATACAACTCAGACTCCCTCCCTGTACAGTCGACTCGAGACGAGTGCTGAGCAGCCGGAGGGGGACGACGTCTTCTTCGACATGCTAGTTAAGTGCCAG GGGTCCCGACTTGACGACCAGAGGTCCAttgctccaccttctcctccaccttctgctccatcttcttcatctaaaggcccaacagttccagACGAGGATTTTTTCAGCCTCATCCTGCGTTCCCAGTCCAACAGGATGGAGGAGCAGCGAGTCCAGCCGCCACCGGGCGTTACCCAATCCAAAC